Proteins from one Natrinema versiforme genomic window:
- a CDS encoding mechanosensitive ion channel family protein has product MFGISPDLEILLQSADDLPFSNQPWMLVIAILIGAYFLSRLIEWGGHKLLDQSDRWPDDSINRIFFEEIHMPLYVSVALGGIYGSLSVLGFVESSYYIVGAILSILVVLWMRAATRIGSQWIEAVNATESDYEFSPIFKNFWTILLLIGTGISLLIIWEINVTPFLASAGIIGIILGLAAQEAIGNLIGGVSLYFDDTYKTGDVIILEDGQRGTVTDIGIRSTTVLTRDNVLITVPNSVLNSASVVNESAPQRRKRIRVPITVAYGTDYQKVEEILLGVCDEIPLLLESPSARVMFREFGDSALLFELWAFVAHPFSELRAIDQINRLVYDEFDEADIVIPFPQREISFLDSEQDVPPQQPVERTYDEEGVEPSRDESNN; this is encoded by the coding sequence ATGTTCGGTATTTCTCCTGACCTCGAAATCTTGCTGCAAAGCGCCGACGATCTTCCTTTCAGCAATCAGCCGTGGATGCTCGTCATCGCGATTCTCATAGGTGCGTACTTTCTCTCCCGGCTTATTGAGTGGGGCGGACACAAGCTATTGGATCAATCCGATCGATGGCCTGACGACTCAATCAATCGTATCTTCTTCGAGGAAATCCATATGCCGCTGTACGTCTCGGTGGCTCTTGGCGGAATATACGGTAGCCTGAGTGTTCTCGGATTCGTCGAATCGAGTTACTACATCGTCGGTGCTATCCTCTCGATACTCGTTGTGCTATGGATGCGAGCAGCGACTCGTATTGGAAGTCAGTGGATCGAAGCCGTGAATGCTACAGAAAGTGACTACGAGTTTTCCCCGATATTCAAGAACTTCTGGACCATCCTTCTCCTGATTGGGACCGGTATCAGCCTCCTCATTATCTGGGAGATCAACGTCACACCGTTTCTCGCTTCGGCAGGGATTATCGGAATCATCCTTGGGTTAGCCGCTCAGGAAGCCATTGGGAATTTGATCGGTGGCGTATCGCTGTATTTTGACGACACGTACAAAACGGGGGATGTGATCATTTTAGAGGACGGACAGCGAGGGACCGTGACTGACATCGGTATTCGGAGTACGACAGTCCTCACCCGTGACAATGTCTTGATTACAGTACCGAATTCCGTGTTGAATTCCGCCTCGGTCGTCAACGAGTCCGCTCCACAGCGTCGCAAGCGGATTCGAGTGCCGATTACGGTCGCGTACGGGACGGACTATCAAAAAGTGGAAGAGATTCTACTGGGCGTTTGTGATGAGATTCCGCTCCTCCTCGAATCGCCCTCGGCTCGGGTAATGTTCCGGGAATTCGGTGATTCTGCACTCCTCTTCGAACTGTGGGCCTTCGTTGCTCATCCATTTAGCGAACTCCGAGCAATCGATCAGATCAACCGGCTCGTGTATGACGAATTTGACGAGGCGGATATCGTGATCCCCTTCCCGCAACGGGAAATCAGCTTCCTCGATTCGGAACAAGACGTCCCTCCACAACAGCCTGTAGAACGAACATACGATGAGGAGGGGGTAGAACCGTCTAGGGATGAATCAAACAACTAA
- a CDS encoding diadenylate cyclase: MPTPASLDIDYQSHERVKKLIDILKFCLEDISLAFESWDEPYVTGPGLYFAIVSGHTVRNHADPMGANRWPVSTSRDVLDDVDSFYEATTEVARERDGAVVISVDGIVQEQMVRFHDYSSDPNQSTESRIQYADWMGSRHMSAADTSARPDAVTTMTLSAETGRVTVFDDGEYSTTPRDELYQAWQ; this comes from the coding sequence ATGCCTACTCCTGCGTCGTTGGATATCGATTATCAGTCCCATGAACGTGTGAAGAAGCTGATTGACATCCTCAAGTTCTGTCTCGAGGATATTAGTTTGGCATTCGAGTCTTGGGATGAACCGTATGTCACTGGTCCGGGACTCTATTTTGCCATCGTTTCGGGACACACAGTGAGAAATCACGCAGATCCGATGGGAGCGAATCGATGGCCCGTATCTACATCCAGGGATGTCCTTGATGACGTCGATAGTTTCTATGAAGCAACGACTGAGGTCGCTCGCGAGCGTGACGGAGCTGTCGTTATCAGTGTGGACGGGATTGTCCAGGAGCAGATGGTCCGATTCCATGATTATTCGTCTGATCCGAATCAGTCGACCGAATCTCGCATTCAGTATGCCGATTGGATGGGATCACGCCATATGAGTGCCGCCGACACGTCTGCGCGGCCTGATGCCGTTACGACGATGACCCTTAGCGCTGAGACAGGGCGCGTAACGGTATTCGACGATGGAGAGTACTCTACGACGCCTCGTGATGAACTCTATCAAGCGTGGCAGTAA
- a CDS encoding heavy metal translocating P-type ATPase, translating to MDDHKDTTENSPGGEDQPDTTSHQHEHGEHDEAVAESDEEGVEQELLEEEAHPAAAGEMASHEQHEHAGHEGDGHGHGSHEGHGEGHGGMHEGHEQMFRRRFFVSTLLSIPVLLYSEMLQEWLGFSVPAFPGSEWINPVFAVIVFAYGGVPFLQMALPELKDRSPGMMTLISMAITVAFVYSLASVIFPTQSAFFWELVTLIDIMLLGHWIEMRSVRRASSALDELAKLMPDTAERITDDGETEEVPVSELSEGDLVLVRPGASVPADGTVEEGDSDVNESMITGESKPVSKEPGDEVIGGTINGDGSLRVRVGATGEETTLAGIMRLVEEAQQSKSKTQVLADRAAGWLFYVALGAAVVTAIAWTVAVSFDATVIERVVTVLVIACPHALGLAIPLVVAINTSLAARNGMLVRDRIAMEDARNLDAIIFDKTGTLTEGEHGVVDMATVNGVDEDDALGLAAAVESDSEHMIARAIREAADERDLTTPDATAFEAIKGRGVRANVDGNEVYVGGPNLLTQLDSEIPAHLQRFADEAGQNAQTVVYLVRDGDLIAAFAMADVIREESFRVVDALHDLGIEVAMLTGDSQDVADAVADELGIDTVFAEVLPEDKDEKVQELQDQGKLVGMVGDGVNDAPALTRADVGIAIGSGTDVAVQSADVILVQNNPMDVVRLVKLSKASYRKMQENIVWAAGYNVFAIPLAAGVLAPIGILLSPAVGALLMSLSTVIVAINAQLLRRVDLSIPELPGSTPSTEAQPAD from the coding sequence ATGGACGACCACAAAGATACAACTGAGAATTCCCCGGGAGGAGAGGACCAGCCGGACACCACCAGTCACCAGCACGAACACGGTGAGCACGATGAAGCGGTCGCGGAATCTGACGAGGAAGGGGTAGAACAGGAGCTACTAGAGGAGGAAGCTCACCCTGCTGCGGCAGGTGAGATGGCGTCCCACGAGCAGCACGAACACGCCGGACACGAGGGCGACGGGCACGGCCACGGTTCCCATGAGGGCCACGGTGAGGGGCATGGCGGGATGCACGAGGGCCACGAGCAGATGTTCCGGCGGCGTTTCTTCGTTTCGACGCTCCTGTCGATTCCCGTTCTCCTGTACAGCGAAATGCTACAGGAGTGGCTCGGGTTCTCCGTCCCCGCGTTCCCGGGCAGCGAGTGGATCAACCCCGTCTTCGCGGTCATCGTCTTCGCGTACGGTGGCGTTCCATTCCTCCAGATGGCACTCCCGGAGCTGAAAGACCGGTCGCCGGGGATGATGACGTTGATCTCGATGGCGATCACCGTCGCGTTTGTCTACAGCCTCGCGAGCGTGATTTTCCCCACACAGTCGGCGTTCTTCTGGGAGCTCGTCACGCTGATCGACATCATGCTGCTGGGCCACTGGATCGAGATGCGGTCGGTCCGGCGGGCCTCCAGCGCGCTCGACGAACTGGCGAAACTGATGCCAGACACCGCCGAGCGTATCACCGACGACGGGGAGACCGAAGAAGTTCCCGTCAGTGAGCTCTCGGAAGGCGATCTCGTGCTCGTCCGGCCGGGCGCGAGTGTCCCTGCTGACGGCACCGTCGAGGAGGGTGACTCCGACGTCAACGAGTCGATGATCACCGGCGAGTCCAAGCCCGTCTCGAAAGAGCCTGGCGACGAGGTCATCGGCGGCACCATCAACGGCGACGGGAGTCTCCGTGTTCGCGTCGGTGCGACGGGCGAGGAGACAACACTCGCGGGCATCATGCGCCTCGTCGAGGAAGCTCAACAGAGCAAGTCCAAGACGCAAGTGTTGGCCGACCGGGCGGCCGGCTGGCTGTTCTACGTCGCGCTCGGGGCGGCAGTCGTGACCGCGATTGCGTGGACGGTCGCAGTCTCGTTCGACGCGACGGTCATCGAGCGAGTCGTGACGGTGCTCGTCATCGCCTGCCCACACGCCCTCGGGCTCGCCATCCCGCTGGTCGTCGCGATCAACACCTCACTTGCGGCGCGCAACGGGATGCTCGTTCGCGACCGCATCGCAATGGAGGACGCACGGAATCTGGATGCCATCATCTTCGACAAGACAGGGACGCTTACCGAGGGCGAACACGGCGTCGTGGATATGGCGACCGTCAACGGTGTCGACGAGGACGACGCGCTCGGGCTGGCGGCAGCCGTCGAGAGCGACTCCGAACACATGATCGCGCGAGCGATTCGCGAGGCCGCCGACGAGCGAGACCTAACTACTCCCGACGCGACCGCCTTCGAGGCGATCAAAGGGCGAGGGGTTCGCGCAAACGTCGATGGAAACGAGGTGTACGTCGGTGGGCCGAACCTGTTGACCCAGCTCGATAGCGAGATCCCCGCCCATCTCCAGCGCTTCGCTGACGAGGCGGGACAGAACGCCCAGACAGTGGTGTATCTCGTTCGTGACGGCGATCTGATCGCTGCTTTCGCGATGGCCGACGTGATCCGTGAGGAGAGTTTCCGCGTCGTCGATGCCCTCCACGACTTGGGCATCGAGGTGGCGATGCTGACTGGGGACTCCCAGGACGTGGCCGACGCTGTCGCGGACGAGCTGGGCATCGACACGGTGTTCGCCGAGGTCCTCCCCGAGGACAAGGACGAGAAAGTCCAGGAGCTCCAGGACCAGGGGAAGCTCGTGGGGATGGTTGGTGACGGTGTGAACGATGCGCCGGCGCTGACGCGAGCCGACGTCGGGATCGCCATCGGGAGCGGCACCGACGTCGCCGTCCAGTCGGCGGATGTCATTCTCGTGCAGAACAACCCGATGGATGTAGTGCGACTCGTGAAACTCAGTAAGGCGAGCTACCGGAAGATGCAGGAGAACATCGTCTGGGCGGCCGGCTACAACGTCTTCGCAATTCCGCTTGCAGCAGGCGTGTTGGCACCGATCGGGATTCTGCTGTCGCCCGCCGTTGGTGCGCTCCTGATGTCGTTGAGTACAGTAATCGTCGCGATCAACGCCCAGCTCCTCCGCCGCGTGGACCTGTCCATCCCCGAACTGCCAGGCAGCACACCATCCACGGAGGCACAGCCTGCTGACTGA
- a CDS encoding PadR family transcriptional regulator encodes MHDLTGFQRDILYVTTGLEEPHGLAIKDELDDYYEQEINHGRLYPNLDDLVNKGLLEKGELDKRTNVYTVTQRGLREIEARREWESQYLEDVNAPTTS; translated from the coding sequence ATGCACGATCTAACTGGGTTCCAGCGGGATATCTTGTACGTAACCACCGGGCTCGAGGAACCACATGGGCTCGCAATCAAGGACGAACTCGACGACTACTACGAGCAGGAGATCAATCATGGCCGCCTCTATCCGAATCTCGACGATCTCGTCAACAAAGGACTGCTGGAGAAGGGTGAACTCGACAAGCGGACGAACGTGTACACGGTCACGCAACGCGGATTGCGGGAAATCGAGGCGCGACGTGAGTGGGAAAGTCAGTATTTAGAAGATGTGAACGCACCCACTACGTCGTAG
- a CDS encoding universal stress protein has product MVTSTSQGSILVPIANPETADQLVSTAVDLATDTGRPLDLLTVIRVPEQLPLSEGERLVSNERETLNYATELVSDQAVEVTSRIRFARSIASGILSVANERDIDTILMGWRGRPRRRDIILGSHLDHVLREAPCDVLVKRMDDNEDIQRILLPVAGGPNTELAASMAGSLARVHDAEIHVIIVNTPTESETARNERETTLENVIAGFTGVPLITQETVESDSVSETIIKQSKTVDLVVLGATSEDLFRRSVIGSLPEQVGRQSESSVLMVKAHQNLPSRLARLASRIRRNAALARR; this is encoded by the coding sequence ATGGTTACTTCGACCTCCCAAGGCTCAATTCTCGTGCCGATCGCAAATCCGGAGACGGCAGACCAACTGGTCTCGACCGCTGTGGATTTGGCGACGGATACGGGACGCCCACTCGACCTGCTGACCGTGATTAGGGTCCCGGAACAACTCCCGCTTTCCGAAGGTGAGCGGCTGGTTTCGAACGAACGGGAGACGCTCAACTATGCGACGGAGTTGGTCAGTGATCAAGCGGTCGAAGTGACCAGCCGGATCCGCTTTGCTCGCTCGATTGCCAGCGGCATCCTCAGCGTAGCGAACGAACGGGATATCGACACGATCCTCATGGGGTGGCGGGGAAGACCGCGTCGCCGAGACATTATCTTGGGGTCGCATCTCGATCACGTACTCCGGGAGGCACCGTGCGACGTTCTCGTGAAACGAATGGACGATAACGAGGATATACAGCGAATTCTCCTGCCTGTTGCTGGTGGTCCAAACACCGAATTAGCAGCGAGCATGGCGGGCTCCCTTGCTCGGGTACACGATGCAGAGATCCACGTCATCATCGTCAATACACCGACCGAATCGGAGACAGCACGTAACGAGCGGGAAACAACGTTAGAGAACGTGATTGCAGGGTTTACTGGTGTCCCACTCATCACTCAGGAAACCGTTGAGAGCGACTCAGTCAGCGAGACAATCATAAAGCAATCAAAGACCGTTGACCTCGTTGTTCTCGGAGCGACTTCCGAAGATCTCTTCCGTCGTTCCGTTATCGGATCGCTACCGGAACAAGTAGGCAGGCAGTCGGAGAGTTCGGTGCTGATGGTCAAAGCGCATCAAAATCTCCCCTCACGGCTTGCACGGCTCGCCTCACGCATCCGACGTAACGCGGCCCTCGCTCGACGCTGA
- a CDS encoding DNA-binding protein has product MSDLIVKAAVKDALSDHNVSADFYDALNEEVAELLDDAAERAEANDRKTVQPRDL; this is encoded by the coding sequence ATGTCTGACCTAATCGTCAAAGCAGCCGTGAAGGACGCGCTCTCGGACCACAACGTCTCGGCAGATTTCTACGACGCCCTCAACGAAGAGGTCGCCGAACTGCTCGACGACGCCGCCGAGCGTGCCGAGGCCAACGACCGGAAGACGGTCCAGCCCCGCGACCTATAG